From the Pseudomonas sp. SORT22 genome, one window contains:
- a CDS encoding response regulator transcription factor — protein sequence MPSVLIVDDHPTIRLAVRMLLERDRYEIVGETGDGVAAVQMARELRPDVVILDIGLPGLDGLSVIKRLHLLEKTPKIMVLTGQPASLFARRCLDAGSSAFVHKDEDLEALVFALKAMVKGYSTFPDMSANRGPLGSEEERLGSLSHREMEVLRMLAAGLSNNEIGERMLLSPKTISTYKSRIMEKLQVGSFVELMALATRNQVI from the coding sequence ATGCCTTCGGTACTCATCGTCGATGATCACCCCACGATTCGTCTTGCGGTGCGTATGCTGCTCGAGCGTGACCGCTACGAAATAGTCGGTGAAACCGGTGACGGCGTGGCCGCCGTGCAGATGGCCCGCGAACTGCGCCCCGATGTGGTCATCCTTGATATCGGCCTGCCCGGGCTCGATGGCCTGAGCGTGATCAAGCGCCTGCACCTGCTGGAAAAAACCCCGAAAATCATGGTCCTCACCGGGCAACCGGCCAGTTTGTTCGCCCGTCGCTGCCTGGATGCCGGCAGCTCCGCCTTCGTGCACAAGGACGAGGACCTGGAGGCGCTGGTATTCGCCTTGAAAGCCATGGTCAAAGGCTACTCGACCTTCCCCGACATGTCGGCCAACCGTGGCCCGCTGGGTTCTGAAGAAGAACGCCTGGGCAGCCTGTCGCACCGCGAGATGGAAGTGCTGCGCATGCTCGCGGCCGGGCTGTCGAACAACGAGATCGGCGAACGCATGCTGCTGAGCCCGAAAACCATCAGCACCTACAAAAGCCGGATCATGGAGAAACTTCAGGTAGGATCTTTCGTCGAGTTAATGGCTCTGGCCACTCGTAACCAGGTGATCTGA
- a CDS encoding transporter substrate-binding domain-containing protein, giving the protein MNIRPALLALVLGCLPLLLLDSSLADEPGEPRTLLARSVVGGEGVALSADDRRWLKEKAVLRLGTSRPDYPPFDINVSQNEYEGLTADYAGLISELLGIRVEVRRYNSRQQAITALHTGAIDLLGSSNGFEAADAQLVLSQPYADDLPVIVTPQGKTRAVDDELDGLRLAMVDHYLPDEEVQHLFPKAHLQLYSSTMAGLSAVSLGQADAFVGDAISSDYLIGKSFQESVQISHFVRHERETFAFALARGNDRLLRLLNQSLAVTSETERLNILRRWSSGSTSMLLDRDVLVLTAEERRWIAQHPIVRVLVNKYFAPLNFYDDQQQVRGITADVLEQISLRTGLKFEFVEADAGAAAITLLQQGKADLAGTLVYSPDRARQVNFTRPYLVDPWVLVSRVDSDDGQTPEQLQGKRLAVIRDSPLKPQLRERYPSLTLIEVDNPLALMEALAQKRVDLVLSSRINAAYFISRLFKDRLRIASLYGDQPITSSFATALPATELHAIIDKALLSIPPDELAKLTNRWRTNALISDSPWYNYRSLIVQILIVASLLIACVVFWNRYLRSLIRQRSEAQQALQHELGFSKRLLEELRLAKDQADDASRAKSTFLATMSHEIRTPMNAVIGLLELAVKDAEQGRADRASLQVAFDSANGLLALIGDILDIARIESGHMQLNAEATDLTALVAATVRVFEGNARLKGLALVTDLQTLDEGLMVDPLRLKQVLSNLLGNALKFTEQGQVQVTLRYGPAQPGQLRRVLLSVQDSGIGISAADQAHLFHNFAQVGEQPARQGTGLGLVISRTLCELMGGRLSLSSSPGRGTRVDIELQLALATVVHAPVAPIEQAPATQALNILVVDDYPANLMLLERQLSVLGHQVSQAGDGQAALGLWLQGQFEVVITDCHMPGMDGHQLARRLRNEEQQQQRQPCLILGLTANAQAEERERCLASGMNDCLFKPIGLNELRRHLTGIDSPAAPVVASDNLEAHASGFEVDNLRYLTLGDPQLVERLLRELAQSNGDDLKALRALGPTPSRDALRSLAHRIKGGAKMLKARGVVQRCEALEQACVGDAGIEHLQALARALELSLQTLETELNQRVSATARSS; this is encoded by the coding sequence ATGAACATCCGCCCTGCTCTGCTGGCCCTGGTGCTGGGCTGCCTGCCGCTGTTGCTGCTCGACAGCAGCCTGGCCGATGAGCCCGGCGAGCCACGTACATTACTGGCGCGTTCGGTGGTCGGCGGCGAAGGCGTCGCCCTGTCAGCAGATGACCGGCGCTGGCTGAAGGAAAAAGCCGTGCTGCGCCTGGGAACCTCGCGCCCGGACTACCCGCCTTTTGATATCAACGTCAGCCAGAACGAATACGAAGGCCTGACCGCCGACTACGCCGGGCTGATCAGCGAGCTGCTGGGCATCCGGGTAGAGGTTCGCCGCTACAACAGCCGTCAACAGGCAATCACTGCCCTGCACACCGGGGCCATCGACCTGCTCGGCAGTTCCAATGGCTTTGAAGCCGCCGATGCGCAACTGGTGCTCAGCCAACCCTATGCCGACGACCTGCCGGTGATCGTCACGCCCCAGGGCAAAACCCGCGCCGTCGATGACGAGCTGGACGGGCTGCGCCTGGCCATGGTCGATCACTACCTGCCGGATGAAGAAGTCCAGCACCTGTTTCCCAAAGCCCACCTGCAGCTGTACTCCTCGACCATGGCCGGCTTGTCGGCAGTGTCGCTGGGACAGGCCGACGCCTTTGTTGGCGATGCCATCAGCAGTGACTACCTGATCGGCAAGAGCTTTCAGGAAAGTGTGCAGATCTCGCACTTCGTCAGGCACGAGCGCGAAACCTTCGCCTTTGCCCTGGCTCGTGGCAACGACCGATTGCTGCGCTTGCTCAACCAGTCACTGGCGGTCACCAGCGAAACCGAGCGGCTGAACATCCTGCGCCGCTGGAGCAGCGGCAGTACCAGCATGCTGCTGGATCGCGATGTGCTGGTATTGACCGCCGAGGAGCGCCGCTGGATCGCACAGCACCCGATTGTGCGAGTGCTGGTCAACAAGTACTTTGCACCCTTGAACTTCTACGATGACCAGCAGCAGGTCCGTGGCATTACCGCCGATGTGCTGGAGCAGATCAGCCTGCGCACGGGGCTGAAATTCGAGTTCGTCGAAGCCGATGCCGGCGCCGCCGCGATCACGTTGTTGCAACAGGGCAAAGCCGACCTGGCCGGGACCCTGGTCTATAGCCCCGACCGCGCCAGGCAGGTCAACTTCACCCGGCCCTATCTGGTCGATCCCTGGGTGCTGGTCAGCCGGGTTGACAGCGACGACGGGCAAACGCCGGAGCAGTTGCAGGGTAAACGCCTGGCGGTGATCCGCGATTCACCCTTGAAGCCCCAACTACGGGAGCGCTACCCGTCGCTGACGCTGATCGAGGTCGATAACCCGCTCGCATTGATGGAGGCGCTGGCGCAAAAGCGCGTCGATCTGGTGCTGAGCTCGCGTATCAACGCCGCCTACTTCATCAGCCGGCTGTTCAAGGATCGCCTGCGCATCGCCTCACTGTACGGCGATCAACCGATTACCTCCTCGTTTGCCACGGCTTTGCCGGCCACCGAACTCCACGCCATCATCGACAAAGCCCTGCTCAGCATCCCGCCCGACGAACTGGCGAAGCTGACCAACCGCTGGCGCACCAACGCCTTGATCAGCGACAGCCCCTGGTACAACTACCGCTCGCTGATCGTACAGATCCTCATCGTCGCCAGCCTGCTGATCGCCTGCGTGGTGTTCTGGAACCGCTACCTGCGCAGCCTTATCCGCCAGCGCAGCGAAGCCCAGCAGGCATTGCAGCATGAGCTGGGCTTCAGCAAACGCCTGCTCGAAGAGCTGCGCCTGGCCAAGGACCAGGCCGACGATGCCAGCCGCGCCAAAAGCACCTTTCTGGCGACCATGAGCCATGAAATCCGCACGCCGATGAACGCGGTGATCGGCCTGCTCGAGCTTGCGGTCAAGGACGCCGAACAGGGCCGCGCCGACCGTGCGTCGCTGCAGGTCGCCTTCGACTCGGCCAACGGCCTGCTGGCGCTGATCGGCGACATTCTCGACATCGCCCGCATCGAGTCCGGGCACATGCAACTGAACGCCGAAGCGACCGACCTGACTGCCCTGGTCGCCGCCACCGTGCGCGTGTTCGAGGGCAATGCGCGGCTCAAGGGCCTGGCCTTGGTCACCGACCTGCAGACCCTCGACGAAGGCCTCATGGTCGACCCGCTGCGGCTCAAGCAAGTGCTGTCGAACCTGCTGGGCAATGCCCTGAAGTTCACCGAGCAGGGCCAGGTGCAAGTCACCCTGCGCTACGGCCCGGCGCAACCCGGGCAACTGCGTCGGGTGCTGCTGAGCGTGCAAGACAGCGGCATCGGCATCAGCGCTGCAGACCAGGCGCACTTGTTCCACAACTTCGCCCAGGTGGGCGAGCAACCCGCGCGCCAGGGCACCGGCCTGGGCCTGGTGATCAGCCGCACCCTGTGCGAGCTGATGGGCGGCCGCCTGAGCCTGAGCAGCAGCCCGGGCCGCGGCACCCGCGTCGATATCGAATTGCAACTGGCGCTGGCGACGGTGGTGCACGCCCCGGTGGCGCCGATCGAGCAAGCGCCAGCCACGCAGGCCTTGAACATCCTGGTGGTGGACGACTACCCGGCCAACCTGATGCTGCTTGAGCGCCAGTTGAGCGTGCTCGGCCATCAGGTCAGCCAGGCCGGCGATGGCCAGGCGGCGCTGGGGTTGTGGCTGCAGGGGCAGTTCGAGGTAGTCATCACTGATTGCCATATGCCCGGCATGGACGGCCATCAACTGGCACGGCGTCTGCGCAATGAGGAGCAGCAACAGCAACGCCAGCCCTGCCTGATCCTCGGCCTGACCGCCAACGCCCAGGCCGAAGAGCGCGAGCGTTGCCTGGCCAGCGGCATGAACGATTGCCTGTTCAAGCCGATCGGTCTCAATGAACTGCGCCGTCACCTGACCGGCATCGACAGCCCGGCTGCGCCGGTAGTGGCAAGCGATAACCTTGAAGCACATGCCAGCGGCTTCGAGGTCGACAACCTCAGGTACCTGACCCTGGGCGACCCGCAACTGGTCGAACGCCTGCTACGGGAACTGGCCCAGAGCAACGGCGACGACCTCAAGGCCCTGCGCGCCCTCGGCCCGACGCCCAGCCGCGATGCCTTGCGCAGCCTGGCTCACCGGATCAAGGGCGGCGCCAAGATGCTCAAGGCGCGGGGCGTGGTGCAGCGCTGCGAAGCGCTTGAGCAAGCCTGTGTCGGCGACGCCGGTATCGAGCACCTGCAGGCCCTGGCCAGGGCCCTGGAACTGAGCCTGCAGACCCTCGAGACCGAGCTCAATCAGCGCGTCAGTGCAACTGCAAGGTCGAGTTGA
- a CDS encoding PAS domain-containing methyl-accepting chemotaxis protein, with the protein MFDLHRKSDLAEIERCTQALGQMTAKLAAVSRSMAMIEFSPDGIILDANENFCKTMGYGVEEIRGKHHRLFCDEAFGKSEEYRQLWRDLNRGEPRSGTFARIDKRGREVWLEASYMPVLGAQQQVTSVIKVASDITQRVQHEHETESLINAISRSMAMIEFTPDGKVIDANQNFLNTMHYRLDEVVGKHHSLFCHKSESESAAYKAFWASLNRGEYHSHRFERVNKLGQMVYLEASYNPIFDTRGRLYKVVKFASDITRQVSTQQTAAESAHATSVQNDACARKGSQVVQQTVQVIEEISQDLNAAARSIDAVSKQSELIGQIVQTIRSIADQTNLLALNAAIEAARAGEHGRGFAVVADEVRNLAARTSKATLEIVEVVRQNHDLSLTAVASMQSSLSRTGLGVELANEAGEVILEIQQGSQHVVDAISQINSTLQLH; encoded by the coding sequence ATGTTTGATTTGCATCGTAAGTCCGATCTGGCTGAAATCGAGCGTTGCACCCAGGCCCTGGGCCAGATGACTGCCAAGTTGGCGGCGGTCAGCCGCTCGATGGCGATGATCGAGTTCAGCCCCGACGGGATCATCCTCGACGCCAACGAAAACTTCTGCAAGACCATGGGCTACGGCGTCGAAGAGATCCGTGGCAAGCATCACCGCCTGTTCTGCGACGAAGCCTTCGGCAAAAGCGAGGAATACCGCCAGCTGTGGCGTGACCTGAACCGTGGCGAGCCGCGCAGCGGCACCTTCGCCCGGATCGACAAGCGCGGCCGCGAAGTCTGGCTCGAAGCCAGCTACATGCCGGTGCTTGGCGCCCAGCAGCAGGTCACCAGCGTCATCAAGGTCGCTTCCGATATCACTCAGCGGGTGCAGCACGAGCACGAGACCGAGAGCCTGATCAACGCCATCAGCCGCTCGATGGCAATGATCGAGTTCACCCCGGATGGCAAGGTCATCGACGCCAACCAGAACTTCCTCAATACCATGCACTACCGCCTCGACGAGGTGGTGGGCAAGCACCACAGCCTGTTCTGCCACAAAAGCGAAAGCGAGTCGGCGGCCTACAAAGCCTTCTGGGCCTCGCTCAACCGTGGCGAGTACCATTCCCACCGATTCGAGCGGGTCAACAAGCTCGGGCAGATGGTTTACCTCGAAGCCTCCTACAACCCGATCTTCGACACCCGCGGGCGCCTGTACAAGGTGGTCAAGTTCGCCAGCGACATCACCCGCCAGGTCAGCACCCAGCAGACCGCCGCCGAGTCGGCCCATGCCACTTCGGTGCAGAACGACGCCTGCGCGCGCAAAGGCTCGCAGGTGGTGCAGCAAACCGTGCAGGTGATCGAGGAAATCTCCCAGGACCTCAACGCCGCCGCGCGCAGTATCGATGCCGTGAGCAAACAGTCGGAACTGATCGGGCAGATCGTCCAGACCATCCGCAGCATCGCCGACCAGACCAACCTGCTGGCCCTCAACGCGGCCATTGAAGCGGCGCGCGCTGGCGAGCACGGACGCGGTTTTGCGGTGGTCGCCGATGAGGTGCGTAACCTGGCGGCGCGCACCAGCAAGGCGACCCTGGAGATCGTCGAAGTGGTGCGCCAGAACCACGACCTGTCGTTGACTGCCGTGGCCAGCATGCAGTCGAGCCTGAGCCGCACGGGCCTTGGCGTGGAGCTGGCCAACGAAGCCGGTGAGGTGATTCTGGAAATTCAGCAGGGCTCGCAGCATGTGGTCGATGCGATCAGCCAGATCAACTCGACCTTGCAGTTGCACTGA